DNA from Coffea arabica cultivar ET-39 chromosome 10c, Coffea Arabica ET-39 HiFi, whole genome shotgun sequence:
TGATAAATCAGATACTTACAGCATGCCTCCATCTATTTACTACATGAGCTGGTTATTTCGATGTTATAACAGCACTTTCAGGAAATGCTAGTAAACTGTTGTTAGCGGCTAAAAAGATTAGAAGAGCCACAAAGACTGATTTTGTGATATCCTATTCTGCTGATGATTATTCTCGAGCTAATGATTATTACGTTGGAAAGTTGAGGTtggttttttaaaattttcttttctgggTCATCCTTGATTTTTCTCATGGAACTAATTAGTTTCCtttaataggtccaatttcctTGGCACCAAGTTTATTGTGTACGACTCTTATCCTGCATGCAACTCTCCAGTCTCTTCAAGTGGCCAATCACATGTAAGGATCCCTTCAAAGAAGGTCCTGCCAAGGTTACCTCTTGGAAACTACAGTACAGCTTCTATATGCTATGAGCTGAATGTTCTTCGCACAAGAGGGCCAAGAAGAATGCATTGCACCATGCATTCAATTCCTGCATCTACACTTCAAGAAGGGGGTGCTACTCCAGCTCCAGAAGCATTTAGGAATTGCCTGGATGGAGAATCCTCTTCTTGTTCATTTGTAAAAGGGAGTACTCAAGAATCAactttcattaaactccctctgCCCCCAGAATCAATTCAGAGCACTAAGAATCCACTGGTCTTGAGAAACAAGGCGCCTAGATGGCATGAGCAATTGCAATGCTGGTGCCTAAATTTCAAAGGGCGTGTTACTGTGGCCTCTGTCAAGAACTTTCAGCTGGTGGCAGCCATGAATCCATCCGAGATTATTCCAGTTGAAGAACAAGATAAGGTGATCCTACAATTTGGAAAGATTGGAAAGGATATCTTTACAATGGACTATCGATACCCCCTCTCTGCCTTCCAGGCCTTCGCAATCTGTTTAAGCAGCTTTGACACTAAACCAGCATGCGAGTAGTTGTACCATGTTGCTTTTTCCAAAGTTAGTTTTTGTGTGTAAATATACCAAAGGAAGCCTGTTTGAGCTTCGTCTTTAGATAGGACGATTATGTGTGAAAATCCAAACATTTATGTTCAGTTTTCAAATGTATCTGATCCTGGAAAGTGTAAGTTATCGTGATTTTATTTCCCAGAAGTCTGTAATGTTCTCAAAGTTATTGGAGTCTTACATTTTTAATGTTGCAAGTAGGATCTAACTTTAGATAAGATTGGCTAGTAGCTTTAACTGAGTCCTTTTGGGATTGGAGatttatatgtaattttactaccACAGAATATCCTTGTTTATAATGAATTCAACAACATAATGCAGGTAAAACCATATCATTCTGGAACCTATGACATCCTTACTACTATTTACTTTTGTTCGATTTAAAGAATGTCTTCACAGATACTATGAGGATTTTGTTCTGAATATGTGATGTATGCACATTTATTTCATATGTATTAGCATGCTAGTATGGTGTTCAGGATATTGCTTGCTCAGAGAACATCAATGTTGTTCTCTTTACTCTTCTCCTTGCAGCCAACACGACAACCATGACGTCGAGGCTTCGCAGCATCCAAGTCAGAATCACTTGATTCCAGAAACAGGCCTCTGAGACATCTTCTTCTGACTGTAGGCTCATGAGTAAGTTTTTGGGAGGGGGTCATGTGGAATTCAGCCTTTCGTGTCTCAATGAGCTCTGGTTTTTGAGACGGCTTCTTTAATTCTGTTGGACAATGCGAGTGAATCAGGTGGACACCAGGATTTCCTTCCGTTATGGATGCGTTGAATAAAATTGAGTTGTTGATACCCTGTGCATTGCTGTTCACATATGCCTCTGATGCTTGATCTTCTTTGGCATTTGAGTTGTCAGATTGTCCATTGAAACTCTCCTCTCCATCAGTTGTTGCTTCGGTACTGTCATCAGGTTTGATCTTATAGCCTCTGCGAATGTGGATTGACCCTTCTTTCTTTGATGTGTCAAAGCCTACATGCATTGATGCTCCCCTATTTTCACCAGCAAGAGTGATTACACTGACTGGCCTGTCATCTATGGAGTGCTTGGAATCCCCAATAGCCATCTTATTAACAAGCTTTGAAATGTCGTCTCTGATCTCTTTGTGCAGGGACGTGTGGTCTCCACTGGAGTTACTTTGTTTCTGTTGACTGTCAGCCAACATGGTTTTGTTTCTTGGATGGGTGGTtggtattttgttttctttaccaTTAGAAGCAGATGTTGCTGTCATCTCCTTTCTGGCAATAGTCTTCTGTGCTTGTTCTGACTGAAATGGAATGGTAGATAGGTCTTTAGTCTGCACTGTCTGCCCCTGTTCCACCTTAAGGTCACTTCCTATATGCCTGGCTCTGTCATGTGCCTTGTCTTTAATGTCTTGCATGACTTCCTTCACCTCTTTGGGTTCCTCTGGTTTCATATCTTCAGAAAATGATTCAGGTTTACCATTGATAGTCGAAGAAGTTGATTTCTGTGTTACAACAGGTGTTTCTTGACCTTCAGTAGTAGTGAACACTTCTGCTGCTATTTTCCCTGATTCTTTTAAAGGCTGCTGTGTCATCTCATTGGGTTGAACACTGGTTTTAATTGGGGCTCGATCTTGAGAGTCATGAATGTTATCTGCAGGGACTGCTGTCTTTGGCTGAAATTCGAGAGGAAGTGATTCGGATACTGCTGATTTTGGTTCTTGTCTATCAGAGGGAGAAAACCCTTCAGTGGAACTGGCAGAAGATTGAGAGTTCTTCTTAGTTGGGCTTTGCTCTGTTTTCAGTGGAGAAGTGAGCTGGGTGGCAGCTGCTGTTGTAGGTTGCCGTTGAGCGGTTGTGCTAGATGGAGGAGGTGGAGATGTCTGGCCTGCCTGGATAGGGGCTAATGAAGGGGACCTGGGCTGTGTGGCTGTTTGGGGTGTTGATGGGAGCTGGGTTGATCTGCGAGATGGAGATGAGGGTAGAGATACAGCTTCTTGTTGAGGGGCTGCATGAGGTGGAGTCGAGGGCTGGGAAGGAGCTTGTGATTGAGTGTCTACACGAGAAAGAGACGCTGGCTGAGAAGGGACTCTGGGTTGAGTGATGGCACGAGATGGTGATGAAGGCTGCgattcagttctggatgtctgaGATTGAGGAGGAGGGCCCTGTGCTGGGGCTACCCCTGGAGGCCTGAATGGTGGCCTTTCAGGTGCCTGCAGAGTGGGTGTCTGGGCAGGTCTTGTAGTTATCGTAGGCTGGGTAACTGTTGCTCTTTCAGCTGTTTGAGTAGTGGGAGCAGGGGTTGTAGTGGTGCTCGGCTGGGAAGGGATTTGGGTTTCAGCTGTTTGAGGCATTGCGGGGGGAGCGGTGGTAGAGATGGAGGGCTGGGAAGGGGCTTGGGTTGTTGCAGCTGTTTGTGGCGTGGTTGGGGGAGGGGTGGCAGTGACGGAGGGCTGGGGAGGGGCTGGGGTTGCAGTTGTTTGTGGCATTGTTTGGGGCGGGGTTGTAGCAGCAGTAGGTTGGGCAGGTGGCCTGGGGGAAATTGTTGGACGTGGGGGTGGTGCAGCTGGTAACCAGGGAAGACGAAAGCGGAATGCTGGTCTTTGGTCTGCCATAGAGGTTTATGGGAGTGACCTATGAAGTAAATAACTGAATTTTGAGGTCTAAGAGTTGGTTGCCTGGCATACGGAGCGAAATGCAACATATATAGCTTCTCATATGATTCTTTGGAAAGTTTGTAAATACATTTGGTCTGCTTacttgccattgtttccttctTTGCCTGCCTTGTCTGATTTCCTTCCTTAAACTGATTTTCCTTGGCAGATCAGCTAGCATCTTTTTCAGTAGGCCAATGAACTCACTCTTGGGAATTCATCACGGCATGTCTTTACAACTTTGTGGTGAGATCTTACGCTGTTTTATTTTCCTCTTCCTCTGGAGAGTAGATTAGCATATTCTTCTCTCGTTCTTGGCCAAACCCAACAGTTTGCGCCACATACATGTGAAACATGTGGGGAACTTTTTGTGTTGAGAACAACATTTTCTCTACTAATGCCAAGGTTTATTAATACTTGATTTattaaaaagaataaagaaattttttatttttttggaaaaaaaaaaagacattgaTCTATTCCTTTCTTGGAAAGAGTTTTAAGGAAATGGCATGTAATGCAAAGTCCATTTCATTGATCCATCAAACCTTATTATACTATGAGGAAAAAGCTTAAAAGAtacaaaaagaaagggaaattttggacaaaagaaacaatcaaacCAAAAGAGGAGACAGAAAACACAAGGGGTGACTTTTTACCTTTGGCAACAATAAGAAGCAAAGTAGCATGGGGcgtcaaaacaaaaattgaacaaACGTAGCCTTCCTTAACATTTGTTGCTCAAGCAAAGAACAAAGAGGTATACCCCATGTAACGGCTTCATCATATTCTCAAATAGGACCAGCGTTGTTGCTCATGCAGATTGCTCCTGCACGACAAGGTATGTTCTATTTGTTGCTTGCCTTAGACTTGGCATGCCTGCACCAGCCACACCTATGATAAAACGTATGAAATTTGCACGTTCATCATCATTTGTATACACCCATCCACTGAAGTTTATAGAGCATCTTGCAATAAGTAGCAAGAATATTAATATATCCAGCAGCGTCAACAATTATCGCAACATTAAGGTCTCATGCATTCTCACTTCTTAGCATTCTATTAACTCTTTTTGTGGCAGAATCAACATGCTAGGTTTCCTACAAGCCATTAGATCTTACCAAGAAAAGCTATTAGGGCATTCACTTTTGAGGAGTACAACTGCAATGAAAAACAATCTCTTGCGACTTGGTTCCATCAGCTCTTATCTGACAGTTGAAGAGGGCACAAGGCCAGCGGAGGAGTCTTCACCCTTGCAACACAAAGGGTTGGAGAATGTAACAGTAGCAGAAGTACTAATGACAAAGGGAGGCGAAAAGGCTGGATCTTGGCTCAGCTGTCGCGCGGACGACACTGTATATGATGCTGTGAAGCAAGTCTGTGAAGCATCATTGCGCATAAATAATCTATTTCTTTACTCGTAATGGTAAATTAAGTGATTATTAACAGAGAAAAGCAATAATCTTGCAGATGGCACAAAATAATATTGGATCTTTGGTGGTTCTCAAACCAGGACAGCAACAACTCATCGCTGGCATTCTTACGGAGAGGGGTAATGGAATCTTTGCTGACTAGTATTACAAATTTCTTGCAAGTAATACATCTGCTAATGTGGAAGTAAATGGCAAACAGATTACTTGCGAAAGGTAGTTGTGCAGGATAGGTCATCTAAATACACAAGAGTCGGGGAGATCATGACTGAT
Protein-coding regions in this window:
- the LOC113713405 gene encoding tubby-like F-box protein 5, with product MSLKSIFRELRAISSGRETKWRKQGEKKSVLGCGRSHIAPESPQPSVFAVVQQSRWANLPIELLFDIIRRVESSETSWPARRDVVVCAAVCRSWREVTKEVVRTPEQCGLLTFPMSLKQPGPRDYPIQCFIRRERGTSTFRLYLGLSPALSGNASKLLLAAKKIRRATKTDFVISYSADDYSRANDYYVGKLRSNFLGTKFIVYDSYPACNSPVSSSGQSHVRIPSKKVLPRLPLGNYSTASICYELNVLRTRGPRRMHCTMHSIPASTLQEGGATPAPEAFRNCLDGESSSCSFVKGSTQESTFIKLPLPPESIQSTKNPLVLRNKAPRWHEQLQCWCLNFKGRVTVASVKNFQLVAAMNPSEIIPVEEQDKVILQFGKIGKDIFTMDYRYPLSAFQAFAICLSSFDTKPACE
- the LOC140016229 gene encoding CBS domain-containing protein CBSX3, mitochondrial-like, producing MLGFLQAIRSYQEKLLGHSLLRSTTAMKNNLLRLGSISSYLTVEEGTRPAEESSPLQHKGLENVTVAEVLMTKGGEKAGSWLSCRADDTVYDAVKQMAQNNIGSLVVLKPGQQQLIAGILTERDYLRKVVVQDRSSKYTRVGEIMTDQDNLVTVTSDTNILHAMQLMTENHIRHVPVIDGKIAGMISIVDVVRAVVEQQSGDMKRLNEFIRGEYY